Proteins co-encoded in one Astyanax mexicanus isolate ESR-SI-001 chromosome 1, AstMex3_surface, whole genome shotgun sequence genomic window:
- the LOC103038070 gene encoding filamin-A-interacting protein 1 isoform X4, with protein sequence MRSRTSGMEAPDGGHLQVKQPGKSFHKDKEQRESIQELMKKTPTAQMEKDVERKDENVVPATVKRAQKPSEKCKRKAGLMELSKEDLVQLLSIMEGEVQAREDIIHMLKTEQKRPEALEAHYGSAVSIKPLQALQRDCQLTCDRMAQDDVYEIPMMELDRLEGKHRETYRRMLEQLLLAEKCHRRTVNELESEKRKHIDFMNKSDDFTNLLEQERERLKRLLEQEKAYQARKDKDHSRRLEKVREELVKLKSFALMLVDERQLHIEQIDQQSQKILDLNKKLQDREQHLESSSNKSKEDNQRIKNLEVELEQKAAKFAQEHEDMTTKLSSQETQSRQLRLKLASVSRRIEELEESNKALQKSEEDLQELRDKISRGECGNSSLMAELENLRKRVLEMEGKDEEITKTEVQCKELRQKLQDEENHSRELKLEIEKLQKRMVDLEKLEGAFNVSKSECALLHTNLEREKNLTKNLAKELETVKNRVKELECSESRLEKAEVSLKDDLTKLKSFTVILVDERKNMAERIKQEEQKSEDMSRMFKAEQCKVMEVTEKLIEESKKLLKLKSEMETKVSTLTKEKEDLRTRLASAEENRKDLSAKVNLMQKRMDCLEESERKSLRSRAKFDKASFSDEDNKVKELTDEIERLKNRLKQLEVVEGDLMKTEDEYDMLEKKFRTEQDKANALSQLLEEMKMQIARNKAIEKGEAMSQEAELRLRCKMEEARTRDLQADVLALKEKIHELMNTEDQLSQLQVDYTVLQQRLIDEEERKKNMSQQILNLTKELEVTKRYSRALRPSLNGRRMVDVPLTSTAVQTDAESNEVVEEETPAVFIRKSVLEENHVMSNLRQKGLKKPAVLDRYPPAATDLSMRKSWIPWMKKKDGISVAHDGDKGTHKVNGDASPELTMSQKPGQPLHIRVTPDHHNSTATLEITSPRAEDFFSSTTIIPTLGLQKPRITIVPKPTTVSQKSTHSAASCGLERTKSPVTITTISRAKSPEGSNGSYSDPSTSPVSVITVSTTPVVQACVSPEPQEMTMGRAMFKLTPEKQTVPTPIRKYNSNSSNIITTDDNKIHIHLGPQFKRTPDVSSSAHSLTMRPISLSAESKDTNGSTGTVLRSPQQTSTSIGKTTSGKMTSSITITPITSAPSRPTQSVSGTDVQSTRSAATRIPMSKENVVLHMTIEPR encoded by the exons ATGAGGTCCAGGACGAGTGGAATGGAAGCTCCGGACGGTGGGCACCTGCAGGTCAAACAGCCTGGGAAAAGCTTCCACAAAGACAAGGAGCAAAGGGAGAGCATACAGGAGTTGATGAAGAAGACCCCCACTGCTCAGATGGAGAAGGACGTGGAAAGAAAGGATGAGAATGTGGTCCCTGCAACAGTGAAGAGAGCACAGAAACCCTCAGAGAAGTGTAAGAGAAAGGCAGGACTGATGGAGCTCTCTAAAGAAGATCTGGTCCAGCTTCTCAGCATCATGGAGGGAGAGGTACAG GCACGTGAGGACATTATTCACATGCTGAAGACGGAGCAGAAGCGCCCCGAGGCTCTGGAGGCTCATTACGGCTCCGCAGTCTCGATCAAACCCCTACAGGCCCTGCAAAGAGACTGTCAGCTGACCTGTGACAGGATGGCCCAGGATGATGTGTATGAAATCCCTATGATGGAG ctGGACCGTCTGGAGGGAAAGCACCGAGAGACATACAGACGCATGCTGGAGCAGCTGCTGCTGGCCGAGAAGTGCCACCGCCGTACTGTCAACGAGCTGGAGAGCGAAAAACGCAAACATATTGACTTCATGAACAAGAGCGATGACTTCACCAACCTGCTGGAACAGGAGCGCGAGAG ACTGAAAAGACTCCTAGAGCAGGAGAAGGCGTACCAAGCCCGTAAAGACAAGGACCACAGCAGGCGTCTGGAGAAAGTTAGAGAAGAGCTGGTGAAGCTGAAGTCTTTTGCACTGATGCTGGTGGATGAGAGGCAGCTCCACATTGAACAGATCGATCAGCAAAGCCAGAAAATCCTGGACCTCAACAAAAAGCTGCAAGACAGAGAGCAACATCTTGAGAGCAGCTCCAACAAATCCAAAGAGGACAATCAGAGGATTAAGAACttggaggtggagctagagcagAAGGCTGCTAAGTTCGCTCAGGAACACGAGGACATGACCACAAAGCTGTCCAGTCAGGAGACCCAGAGCCGGCAGTTGCGACTGAAGCTGGCAAGTGTATCGCGGAGGATTGAGGAGCTGGAGGAGAGCAACAAAGCCTTGCAGAAATCTGAGGAAGATTTACAAGAGCTCAGGGACAAGATCAGCAGGGGAGAATGTGGAAACTCAAGTCTAATGGCAGAACTGGAGAACCTGCGCAAGAGGGTGCTAGAGATGGAGGGGAAAGATGAAGAGATCACAAAAACAGAAGTGCAGTGCAAGGAGCTGAGACAAAAACTCCAAGACGAGGAGAATCACAGTCGAGAACTGAAACTCGAAATCGAAAAGCTACAGAAAAGGATGGTGGACCTGGAGAAACTTGAGGGAGCTTTTAATGTAAGCAAATCAGAGTGTGCCCTACTACACACAAACCTAGAACGTGAGAAGAATCTGACAAAGAACTTAGCCAAGGAGCTTGAAACAGTTAAAAATCGTGTTAAAGAGCTGGAGTGCTCGGAGTCAAGGTTGGAAAAGGCTGAAGTTAGTCTAAAGGATGATTTAACAAAGCTGAAATCGTTTACTGTAATATTAGTAGATGAGAGGAAAAACATGGCAGAGAGAATCAAACAAGAGGAGCAAAAAAGCGAAGACATGAGCAGGATGTTTAAGGCTGAGCAATGCAAGGTCATGGAAgtaacagagaaactgattgaagAAAGCAAAAAGCTTTTGAAGCTGAAATCTGAAATGGAGACAAAGGTATCGACTCTTACGAAGGAGAAAGAGGACCTGAGGACGAGACTTGCAAGTGCAGAGGAGAATCGAAAGGACCTCAGTGCAAAGGTCAACCTAATGCAGAAACGAATGGATTGCTTGGAAGAGTCTGAAAGAAAATCCTTGAGGAGTAGAGCTAAGTTTGACAAAGCAAGTTTTTCTGACGAGGACAACAAGGTTAAAGAGTTAACAGACGAGATTGAGAGGCTGAAGAACCGTCTGAAGCAGCTTGAAGTTGTGGAAGGTGATTTAATGAAGACTGAGGATGAGTACGACATGCTTGAAAAGAAGTTCAGAACAGAGCAAGACAAAGCCAATGCCCTCTCCCAGCTCCTAGAGGAAATGAAGATGCAGATTGCCAGGAACAAGGCTATAGAAAAAGGGGAGGCTATGAGCCAAGAAGCTGAGCTAAGATTGAGGTGCAAGATGGAGGAAGCCAGAACCAGAGATTTGCAGGCAGATGTCTTGGCCCTCAAGGAGAAGATTCATGAACTGATGAACACAGAGGATCAGCTATCTCAGCTTCAGGTTGATTACACAGTTCTGCAGCAGAGGCTAATTGAcgaagaggagagaaagaaaaacatgaGCCAGCAAATCCTGAACCTCACGAAGGAGCTGGAGGTGACCAAGCGCTACAGTCGAGCCCTGCGGCCTAGCCTGAATGGAAGAAGGATGGTGGACGTTCCCCTTACGTCAACAGCTGTGCAGACAGATGCAGAAAGTAATGAAGTTGTTGAAGAGGAAACTCCAGCGGTATTCATAAGGAAATCTGTTCTGGAGGAAAATCATGTGATGAGCAACCTGAGGCAGAAAGGCCTCAAGAAACCAGCAGTGCTTGATCGCTATCCTCCAGCAGCCACAGACCTGAGTATGAGAAAATCGTGGATTCCCTggatgaagaagaaggatggaatTTCTGTTGCTCATGATGGCGACAAGGGAACCCATAAGGTTAATGGAGATGCATCACCTGAGCTGACCATGTCTCAAAAACCAGGGCAGCCGTTGCATATTAGAGTGACTCCAGATCATCACAACAGCACTGCGACATTAGAGATCACCAGCCCTCGTGCTGAAGACTTCTTCTCAAGCACTACCATCATCCCCACTTTAGGCCTGCAGAAGCCTAGGATCACCATAGTTCCTAAGCCCACTACTGTGTCACAAAAGAGTACTCATAGTGCAGCATCATGTGGACTGGAGAGGACCAAGTCTCCAGTGACCATTACTACCATTTCCAGGGCCAAGTCTCCAGAAGGAAGCAATGGCTCATACTCTGACCCCTCAACCTCTCCAGTCTCAGTCATCACAGTCAGCACCACCCCAGTAGTCCAGGCATGTGTCTCTCCAGAGCCCCAGGAGATGACCATGGGTCGGGCCATGTTTAAATTGACACCAGAGAAGCAGACGGTGCCGACGCCCATCCGCAAATACAACTCCAACAGCAGCAACATCATAACGACAGACGACAACAAAATTCACATTCACTTGGGTCCCCAGTTCAAACGGACTCCGGATGTCAGCAGTAGTGCACACAGTCTCACAATGAGGCCTATCAGTCTGAGCGCAGAGAGCAAGGACACCAACGGCTCTACTGGAACTGTCCTGCGCTCACCTCAACAGACCTCCACATCCATTGGGAAAACCACTTCCGGCAAAATGACGAGCAGCATCACCATCACCCCCATCACTTCTGCTCCCTCCAGACCCACACAGTCTGTG TCCGGGACGGATGTGCAGTCAACTCGGTCAGCAGCCACGCGAATCCCTATGTCAAAAG
- the LOC103038070 gene encoding filamin-A-interacting protein 1 isoform X2 has protein sequence MRSRTSGMEAPDGGHLQVKQPGKSFHKDKEQRESIQELMKKTPTAQMEKDVERKDENVVPATVKRAQKPSEKCKRKAGLMELSKEDLVQLLSIMEGEVQAREDIIHMLKTEQKRPEALEAHYGSAVSIKPLQALQRDCQLTCDRMAQDDVYEIPMMELDRLEGKHRETYRRMLEQLLLAEKCHRRTVNELESEKRKHIDFMNKSDDFTNLLEQERERLKRLLEQEKAYQARKDKDHSRRLEKVREELVKLKSFALMLVDERQLHIEQIDQQSQKILDLNKKLQDREQHLESSSNKSKEDNQRIKNLEVELEQKAAKFAQEHEDMTTKLSSQETQSRQLRLKLASVSRRIEELEESNKALQKSEEDLQELRDKISRGECGNSSLMAELENLRKRVLEMEGKDEEITKTEVQCKELRQKLQDEENHSRELKLEIEKLQKRMVDLEKLEGAFNVSKSECALLHTNLEREKNLTKNLAKELETVKNRVKELECSESRLEKAEVSLKDDLTKLKSFTVILVDERKNMAERIKQEEQKSEDMSRMFKAEQCKVMEVTEKLIEESKKLLKLKSEMETKVSTLTKEKEDLRTRLASAEENRKDLSAKVNLMQKRMDCLEESERKSLRSRAKFDKASFSDEDNKVKELTDEIERLKNRLKQLEVVEGDLMKTEDEYDMLEKKFRTEQDKANALSQLLEEMKMQIARNKAIEKGEAMSQEAELRLRCKMEEARTRDLQADVLALKEKIHELMNTEDQLSQLQVDYTVLQQRLIDEEERKKNMSQQILNLTKELEVTKRYSRALRPSLNGRRMVDVPLTSTAVQTDAESNEVVEEETPAVFIRKSVLEENHVMSNLRQKGLKKPAVLDRYPPAATDLSMRKSWIPWMKKKDGISVAHDGDKGTHKVNGDASPELTMSQKPGQPLHIRVTPDHHNSTATLEITSPRAEDFFSSTTIIPTLGLQKPRITIVPKPTTVSQKSTHSAASCGLERTKSPVTITTISRAKSPEGSNGSYSDPSTSPVSVITVSTTPVVQACVSPEPQEMTMGRAMFKLTPEKQTVPTPIRKYNSNSSNIITTDDNKIHIHLGPQFKRTPDVSSSAHSLTMRPISLSAESKDTNGSTGTVLRSPQQTSTSIGKTTSGKMTSSITITPITSAPSRPTQSVLLLKCFKMISGGVCSLDSSLSSPGRMCSQLGQQPRESLCQKKMLCST, from the exons ATGAGGTCCAGGACGAGTGGAATGGAAGCTCCGGACGGTGGGCACCTGCAGGTCAAACAGCCTGGGAAAAGCTTCCACAAAGACAAGGAGCAAAGGGAGAGCATACAGGAGTTGATGAAGAAGACCCCCACTGCTCAGATGGAGAAGGACGTGGAAAGAAAGGATGAGAATGTGGTCCCTGCAACAGTGAAGAGAGCACAGAAACCCTCAGAGAAGTGTAAGAGAAAGGCAGGACTGATGGAGCTCTCTAAAGAAGATCTGGTCCAGCTTCTCAGCATCATGGAGGGAGAGGTACAG GCACGTGAGGACATTATTCACATGCTGAAGACGGAGCAGAAGCGCCCCGAGGCTCTGGAGGCTCATTACGGCTCCGCAGTCTCGATCAAACCCCTACAGGCCCTGCAAAGAGACTGTCAGCTGACCTGTGACAGGATGGCCCAGGATGATGTGTATGAAATCCCTATGATGGAG ctGGACCGTCTGGAGGGAAAGCACCGAGAGACATACAGACGCATGCTGGAGCAGCTGCTGCTGGCCGAGAAGTGCCACCGCCGTACTGTCAACGAGCTGGAGAGCGAAAAACGCAAACATATTGACTTCATGAACAAGAGCGATGACTTCACCAACCTGCTGGAACAGGAGCGCGAGAG ACTGAAAAGACTCCTAGAGCAGGAGAAGGCGTACCAAGCCCGTAAAGACAAGGACCACAGCAGGCGTCTGGAGAAAGTTAGAGAAGAGCTGGTGAAGCTGAAGTCTTTTGCACTGATGCTGGTGGATGAGAGGCAGCTCCACATTGAACAGATCGATCAGCAAAGCCAGAAAATCCTGGACCTCAACAAAAAGCTGCAAGACAGAGAGCAACATCTTGAGAGCAGCTCCAACAAATCCAAAGAGGACAATCAGAGGATTAAGAACttggaggtggagctagagcagAAGGCTGCTAAGTTCGCTCAGGAACACGAGGACATGACCACAAAGCTGTCCAGTCAGGAGACCCAGAGCCGGCAGTTGCGACTGAAGCTGGCAAGTGTATCGCGGAGGATTGAGGAGCTGGAGGAGAGCAACAAAGCCTTGCAGAAATCTGAGGAAGATTTACAAGAGCTCAGGGACAAGATCAGCAGGGGAGAATGTGGAAACTCAAGTCTAATGGCAGAACTGGAGAACCTGCGCAAGAGGGTGCTAGAGATGGAGGGGAAAGATGAAGAGATCACAAAAACAGAAGTGCAGTGCAAGGAGCTGAGACAAAAACTCCAAGACGAGGAGAATCACAGTCGAGAACTGAAACTCGAAATCGAAAAGCTACAGAAAAGGATGGTGGACCTGGAGAAACTTGAGGGAGCTTTTAATGTAAGCAAATCAGAGTGTGCCCTACTACACACAAACCTAGAACGTGAGAAGAATCTGACAAAGAACTTAGCCAAGGAGCTTGAAACAGTTAAAAATCGTGTTAAAGAGCTGGAGTGCTCGGAGTCAAGGTTGGAAAAGGCTGAAGTTAGTCTAAAGGATGATTTAACAAAGCTGAAATCGTTTACTGTAATATTAGTAGATGAGAGGAAAAACATGGCAGAGAGAATCAAACAAGAGGAGCAAAAAAGCGAAGACATGAGCAGGATGTTTAAGGCTGAGCAATGCAAGGTCATGGAAgtaacagagaaactgattgaagAAAGCAAAAAGCTTTTGAAGCTGAAATCTGAAATGGAGACAAAGGTATCGACTCTTACGAAGGAGAAAGAGGACCTGAGGACGAGACTTGCAAGTGCAGAGGAGAATCGAAAGGACCTCAGTGCAAAGGTCAACCTAATGCAGAAACGAATGGATTGCTTGGAAGAGTCTGAAAGAAAATCCTTGAGGAGTAGAGCTAAGTTTGACAAAGCAAGTTTTTCTGACGAGGACAACAAGGTTAAAGAGTTAACAGACGAGATTGAGAGGCTGAAGAACCGTCTGAAGCAGCTTGAAGTTGTGGAAGGTGATTTAATGAAGACTGAGGATGAGTACGACATGCTTGAAAAGAAGTTCAGAACAGAGCAAGACAAAGCCAATGCCCTCTCCCAGCTCCTAGAGGAAATGAAGATGCAGATTGCCAGGAACAAGGCTATAGAAAAAGGGGAGGCTATGAGCCAAGAAGCTGAGCTAAGATTGAGGTGCAAGATGGAGGAAGCCAGAACCAGAGATTTGCAGGCAGATGTCTTGGCCCTCAAGGAGAAGATTCATGAACTGATGAACACAGAGGATCAGCTATCTCAGCTTCAGGTTGATTACACAGTTCTGCAGCAGAGGCTAATTGAcgaagaggagagaaagaaaaacatgaGCCAGCAAATCCTGAACCTCACGAAGGAGCTGGAGGTGACCAAGCGCTACAGTCGAGCCCTGCGGCCTAGCCTGAATGGAAGAAGGATGGTGGACGTTCCCCTTACGTCAACAGCTGTGCAGACAGATGCAGAAAGTAATGAAGTTGTTGAAGAGGAAACTCCAGCGGTATTCATAAGGAAATCTGTTCTGGAGGAAAATCATGTGATGAGCAACCTGAGGCAGAAAGGCCTCAAGAAACCAGCAGTGCTTGATCGCTATCCTCCAGCAGCCACAGACCTGAGTATGAGAAAATCGTGGATTCCCTggatgaagaagaaggatggaatTTCTGTTGCTCATGATGGCGACAAGGGAACCCATAAGGTTAATGGAGATGCATCACCTGAGCTGACCATGTCTCAAAAACCAGGGCAGCCGTTGCATATTAGAGTGACTCCAGATCATCACAACAGCACTGCGACATTAGAGATCACCAGCCCTCGTGCTGAAGACTTCTTCTCAAGCACTACCATCATCCCCACTTTAGGCCTGCAGAAGCCTAGGATCACCATAGTTCCTAAGCCCACTACTGTGTCACAAAAGAGTACTCATAGTGCAGCATCATGTGGACTGGAGAGGACCAAGTCTCCAGTGACCATTACTACCATTTCCAGGGCCAAGTCTCCAGAAGGAAGCAATGGCTCATACTCTGACCCCTCAACCTCTCCAGTCTCAGTCATCACAGTCAGCACCACCCCAGTAGTCCAGGCATGTGTCTCTCCAGAGCCCCAGGAGATGACCATGGGTCGGGCCATGTTTAAATTGACACCAGAGAAGCAGACGGTGCCGACGCCCATCCGCAAATACAACTCCAACAGCAGCAACATCATAACGACAGACGACAACAAAATTCACATTCACTTGGGTCCCCAGTTCAAACGGACTCCGGATGTCAGCAGTAGTGCACACAGTCTCACAATGAGGCCTATCAGTCTGAGCGCAGAGAGCAAGGACACCAACGGCTCTACTGGAACTGTCCTGCGCTCACCTCAACAGACCTCCACATCCATTGGGAAAACCACTTCCGGCAAAATGACGAGCAGCATCACCATCACCCCCATCACTTCTGCTCCCTCCAGACCCACACAGTCTGTG TTGCTTctgaaatgtttcaaaatgatATCAGGGGGCGTCTGCTCCCTAGATAGCTCTCTATCCAG TCCGGGACGGATGTGCAGTCAACTCGGTCAGCAGCCACGCGAATCCCTATGTCAAAAG